GCGACGTTCCGTCCGCTCGTGCTCGCGTATTTGGCGAACGGGGAAGGCGTGCCGCACCTTCATTCGTTGAACGTCGACTCGTCGAAAGAATATTTGTTTAACGATGTGTTCGCGTCAACGAATGGATTCACGGCCGAGTTCGTCGACAATCGTCCGGACTATTACCAGCTGGTCGAGACGCTCGCCGCAGACAAAGACGGACTGTTTTACCTTGTCGGCAGCGATGACTTCTTGCATGAGACGATTGCCAAATTGCGTCAAAATGGCGTGACGCTGGACCAAATCATGCTCGACAAACATGACTTCCAAATGGAAGATTTCTTGAAGGCCTGACGCTCAGACCGAGGACACGTTCCTCGGTCTTTTTGCATGGCACAAGGCGATGAAGCGCTTGAACAGATCGCGTCCGTTCGGCGTTCCAATCGACTCGGGGTGGAACTGGACGCCGTATGTCGGGTGTGTCGGATGTTCGAGCGCCATGATGACCTCGTCATGCGTGCGAGCGGTCACGACGAGGTCCGTCTCCAAGACGACGAGCGAATGGTAGCGCATGACCTCACTCGGACTCCCGTCGAACAAGACGCCCGGGGTCGTCTCGATCACGGACGTCTTCCCATGCATGACCTGTTCGGCCCGACCGACCGTGCCACCGAACGCCTCGGCGATGACTTGATGTCCGAGACAGACGCCGAGAATGGGGATGGTGCCGGAAAGAGAGCGGACGACGTCGAGCGACACACCGGCATCCAGCGGGCCACCTGGACCCGGAGAGATGATGATGCCAGCCGGATTGAGGTCGCGAATCGCGTCGATTGTCAGTTCGTCATTGCGGACGACCAAGACGTCGCTGAACCGGGCGACATCTTGATACACGTTGTACGTGAACGAGTCGTAGTTATCGATGAGTAGAATCATGCGAACACCTCCAAAAGAGATTTGGCTTTATGCAACGTCTCTTCATATTCTGACACCGGGTCCGAGTCGTAGACGATGCCGGCGCCCGCTTGGACGTAGGCCGTATCCCCTTGCACGACCATCGTCCGGATGGCGAGAGCGAAATCATAGCCGCCCCGGACGTCGAGATAGCCGACGGCCCCGGCATATACTTCGCGCTTCACCGTTTCCAATTCGTCGATCAGCTGCATCGCTCGAATCTTTGGGGCGCCCGAGACGGTACCGGCCGGGAGACAGGCCCGCAGCGCGTCAATCGGATTCAAGTCGTCGCGCAGTTCACCTTCGACCTCGGAGACGAGATGCATGACGTTTTTGAAGCGCTCGATTTCCATCTGTTTCGGAATCGTGACCGAGCCGACTTTGGCGACCCGGCCGATGTCGTTGCGACCGAGGTCGAGGAGCATCCGGTGCTCGGCGAGTTCTTTCTCGTCTTGAATGAGATCAGCGGCGTGACCGACATCCTCTTCGACCGTTTTGCCACGGGGGCGGGTGCCGGCGATCGGGTTCGTCGAGACACGATTGCCCTCGACGCGGACGAGACTTTCCGGGGACGCCCCGAGGATGATCGCCTCGCCGAGATCGATATAGAACAAATACGGGCTCGGGTTTTGTTTCCGAAGCGTCCGGTAAAAGTGGAACGGATCGCCGGTGAACGTCGCATCGATTCGTTGGGATAAGACGAGTTGGAACACCTCTCCGGCGAGGATGGCTTCTTTCGCCTGCAAGACGCGTTCGACGAACTCATCCTTGCCAGTCAACACGCGTTCACTCGTGCGGACGACGGGGGCGAGCTCGTGTGTCTTCGCCGTCTCGAGGGCTCGTTTGACGTGGTGGAGTCGCTTTTCAGCATCAGCATCCCCGGTGTCAATCACGATGACCTGCTCCTCGACGTGATCATAGAGAACGACCGTCTCATATCGTTGGAACAAGGCATCTGGCAAACCGCGTGTCTCACTCGGGGTATTCGGAATCGGCTCGTAAACCCGCTGCATGTCATAGCCGATATAGCCGACGGCACCGCCGATGAACGGATAGGGGGCGTCCGGCGTGTCTCGCGCAACCAGTTCCGACAACAAGGCGAGCGGATCTTCCGTGTGCATCGTGCCGGATGCGTCGGTCACTTCGTTGCCGTCGGCGCGAATCGTCTCGACCGGGTTCGAAGCGATGATCGAGTAGCGGCCGTGCTTGCCTTCGGCGCGACTCTCGAGCAACACTTTTCGTTTACCTTCTAAGCGGTGGAAGATTGCCACCGGTGTCAGTTCGTCGCCGTTGATGATGAGTTGTTTCATATGATCTCCTCCTTGAAATAAAAAAAGTCCCCCGCCCGACATGTCTAAAAAGACATGAAGGACGGGGGACCCGTGGTGCCACCTTCGTTGGGGGAGCTCCCCCCCACTCATCGCGAACCATCATTCGCTGTCCTCGGTAACGGGAGGACCCGTCAGAGCCTACGTATCGGTCTGAACGCTCAAAAGCCCATTCACGTGAGACACGTCACCGGTTCGCATCGACCACCGGCTTTCTGGAGACGAATCTTCACGCTACTCTTCTTTCTCTTCGCGAGTTCGTATGAATGTTATCGTTACTTTAACGGGCTGAAGTCAGAATGTCAATATCGAAACTGTCAGAATGATTAAGGCTCAGGAATGTTTTTCTATCTGGCGCTCGGTCTTCCGTTTACTGAGAAACGTATAGGCGATGAGAAACGAGGGAATCGGGAAAAGCCAATTCCAAGACGATGGAGAAGTGAGCGTCCCGTAGTACACGAGGCCCATCGTCATTTCAATTGCGAGATTGAGCACCAACGTGGTGAGCGGGGCGATATAAGCCTTTTCGAATCGTAACGCGATGAGGACACCGGTCCCGATGGTGAGGATAGGGACGATGACGAGTTGCCAGATGAACGGGTCGATCAAATCCATAAGCATCGTCCTTTCTAAATGGGACAAATTGTATATTGATAAGTATACAGGGAATAGGGGATAAGAAAAAGAATAGTACCGATGTGGTTACGTACAATCGAACAATTGAGACGACCATTACGAGTGGGACGACTCGAGCATACGAGTATGTTATGATGGACGCGAAAGGTAGGTACATCAATGGAAACAATCAACTTAAAACAACTTTCTGACGAACGGGCCGCGCTTCAAGTCAAGGGCGACCTGGACGCGATGCGCGGCATCATGCACGACGAGTTTCGTTACGTCGACTCGAGCGGACGTCAGTTCGATAAAGAAACGTTTTTAGATCAGTTCGTCGACCCAGCGTCGGTCCAGTGGATCACGCAGGAGACCGTCACGTTCGACGAGACGGTAGCAGGCGAGATCGCCCTCGTGCAACTATTGCTTGAAGAGCGTTTTATCCTCGGAACGAACGCCTACGAAGGCCGGTTCTGGGTGCTGCATGTCTATGTGAAAGAGAACGACACGTGGCTTTGGCAAGGCGGCCAGTCAACAATGATTCATGAGGTATGAGAACCGTGAACTGCTTTGGGAAACCAAAGCAGTTTTTCTGTGAAAACATTTACCAGATTTGTTAAAAAACATCCTTTTGAAGGTGACTCCGATGATGCTCGACCTGCCGAACATGCCACCGAGCCCGTATGCGGCTCATCCATGACCTCGTGCCGTTCGATTTCATCACCGAGCTGCTCGAGGACACGTATCGCCACGACAAAGGGCGGATGGCCGTTCACCCTGTCCGGATGTTCAAGTATCTGTTCCTGAAGGCGCATTCGAACCTGTCCGACGTCGTCCTCGTCAGACGGACGATGACCAATCTTGCTACAATTTTTTCTGGATCTTGCACCTGAGGATGACGTCATCAAGTCCTCCTCGCTCACCAAGATCCGACGTATACGCTCGCCGTCGAGGGCAAGATGCCCGAACTGATGGCGTGTGAATATATCCGGGACCGGGTGAACCGGGTCCGCGAGTTCGCAGAGGACGCGCACGTCGAGCTTCAGGTCTCCATGGCCCACGATGACGGAGGAGGGGATCATCACGGCCGTCGTCGTCACATCCGGCGAGGCTCCAGACGGGCATCCGCAAAGTCCGCGGCGTACGAAAGAACGTCGTACAGAACAAAGTGGAGAGCCATTTCTTCAACATTGAGCTGTGAACCAATGCCCGTTAAGAGAAGGCTGTTACAAGGACGGGGCTAAGTCCAAGTCCTACAGCGTATCGTTGAACTCACGGAATCACAGTGATCAGCTACTCGACTACGAGCAAATAGATGAGTTCAGGGAATACCGACGAAAGCGGTTTGAAATCGAGCCGAAGAACAGTCAATTGAAGAATCCCCAAGGTCTGGCGAGCAACAAGACGTCAAATCTGAAAGGTATGACGTTACAGAGCGTGATGGCAATCGTCGTGGTCGGTTCAATTCCCCTTTTTTTCTTTTCACGCTCGGATAGAGCGGAGGTTTTTCAGTTTCCTCGTCACGGAGTACATACTTGTTTTGCAATCAAGACCACTTCCAAGAAAGACTAGATAGCCTCAGTCCATTAGAATTTAGGGTTGAAGCGGTCTAAGCGATTTTCATTATTCTCAATTTCTACTTGACAAGTGGCAGTTCACGCTTTGATGTTTACACTCATTTGTTCAAGATTCATTTGGTATTTTTAAGGACTGCTTTCTATTACGTGATTTTTGTCTTTAATTTGTCATTTAGATGATTTTGCCTTTTGAATTGAGCGTTTGCTATAATCAATGGGTGTCGAAACGAGATGTTTCAAATAAGAAGGCATCGGCTAAAGAGAGAACGATGTCATTATGAATTTGGAGGAACCCCCATGAGTTGGAAAAGTAAAGTAAAACGTGGTGTCTATTTAGGCATGCAGCGAGGCAAACGAATCGGCCGTCGGTTGATGAAAGGGACGAAGATACAAGCGCAGACGAGACAGTTCGTTGAAGTCGTCCCGTCTTGGTATGCCAGGACGTCTGCAAACTATGAAGTGGACGGCGCGACGCTCGTTTCTACGATGGCCGAGAAGCAATTTTTAACATACGGGGAGCGTTCCTCGTCATTCCGCACGGTTCCGGGCACGAACTCTTTCCAGCTCAATCCGTCGATTCGCGAGTTTGACACGAGCCTGAACGTCGAGAAGAGCGGTAACATCGATGTCACTCTTCTCGTCATGATGTATAACAATCAAGAACGGACGCGCGTTGTCCGTGTCGGGGACGGTGTCCGCACGACGGTAACGCTCCGTGACGATGAGACGAAGACCCGCTTCGTCATCCAGACGCAAGGGAAAGGCCGTGTATTGATTCAGTCGCTCCTCGTCGACGGTCAGCCGCTTTGGAACGTTGAAGGAATGAGCAACGCCGTCGCCGATGCCGACTTTGACATAATAATCGATCTCGACGAAGAATCGCTCGAGCTTCTCTCCCCACTTAGCCGCATCGTCTCTGTCGACGGCAACACGATTAAGGTGACCGGGCAAGGTAACCAATATGAGCACTACGGCGTCAATGAGTCGGCGCTTCCATACGTCGACACCGAACACAGCATCGAGTTCCCGCTCGCCGACATGGACGACTACGTCTATCGTTTCTATTTAAAAGGAGACGCGACCGAGATGGCAAAGGCGACGTTGTTCGTCGCGACTTATGCACACGGTGAACGCGATCAGCTCATCGAAGTCCCGCTCGGCTTCAGTAACGTCTTGAGCCTCACCCCGAGCCACGACTCGGTCCGCTATTTTGTCCGTTTCAACGGCAACGGGACACTGTCAGACTTGAAGCTAGGTGTTATCCGTGAAAACAGTGTACGCCGCACGGAGACGTTCGATCTCGATCCGACGTTTTGGACGATTCCGACACCGGAGTCGATCAAGCTGAAACAAGACCCGAACGGCCTTCGTCTCGTCTTAGACGTCGAGCCGGACGTGCGTCGTTACGTATCCTATATGGAGACGAACAACCGGTTCACGGTGCTTCCGAAAGAGAAGCCGTATACGGTCCGCCCGAACCATCGCTACCGTGTGACGGTCGACGGCGAGCTCGGTGCGAACACCGGTGTCGTCCTTTATATCATCTCGTATTCATTGACGGAACGGTTGTCGATGCAGCAAGTTCAGCTCGGCAGCGAGAAGATTTTCGAGTTCGGGAAAGACGTGCGCTATCTCCGTTTCGCCCTTCGTGTCGATGGGACGGGAGAGACGCTCGTCACGAACATCCGCGTCAGCGAAGAGATCATCACGGACCGGACACAAGTGCCGGAATGGATCGACCCGCGTGAAGCCCGTCTGTTCGAGGCGAAACCGCGCGAATTGCACGAGCTGAAAGTCGCGGCCATCTTCGACGAGTTCACGACGGCCTCGTATCGTCCCGAGTGTGACTTGATCACATTCTCGCCGGACGACTGGCCGGCCGTCCTCGCTGACCGTCAACCGGACTTCCTCATGGTCGAATCGGCCTGGAAAGGGAACGACAAGACGTGGGAGAAGAAAATCGTCAAATACGGAACGAACACGTGGGAAGAACTCGACGCGCTCCTCGATTGGTGCCGCGTCAACAACGTGCCGACCGTCTTTTGGAATAAAGAAGATCCGATCCACTATGACCGCTTCATCGAGACGGCGAAACGATTCGACTTCGTTTATACGACGGACGCCAACATCCTCGATAACTATAAGGAAGATTGCGGACATGACCGCGTCGGCGCCTTGCCGTTCGCGGCCCAGCCGAAAGAGCATAACCCGATCCGCCTGCCGGGCACACGGGAACCGTACGCATCGTTCGCCGGCTCGTATTATGCGAACCGTCACGAGTCGCGACGCATCGACATGGACCGCCTGTTCGCGGCTGCCGATAAATATGGTCTCGTCATCTATGACCGGAACTATGAGATGAACCAACGCGGTGAGACGGACCAACTCCAATTCCCGGAGCAGTTCCGTAAATCGATTCGCGGTAGCTTAAAGTACAACCAAATCGCGAAAGCCTATAAAGGCTTTAAAGTCATGCTGAACGTCAACTCGGTGAACGATTCACCGACGATGTTCTCACGTCGTGTCTTCGAAGGGCTCGCCTGTGCGACGCCTGTCGTCAGCACGCGCTCTGTCGGCGTGAAACAGATGCTCGGAGATTACGTCTTCTTAGATGAAGGCGACGAGATGCTCGAAGAGACGTTCCGTAAACTGCTCACCGACGATAGCTTCTATGAAGACGTCGCCATGGGCGGTATGCGTCACGTGCTCAAGTACCACACGTACACACAACGTCTCGCCCAAGTCGTCGGCAACATCGGTCTGCCTTATCGTGTCGACCATCCGGAAGTCGCGCTCGTCGCGTTCGTCCGCTCACGTGAGGAGATGGACCGCGCCGTCGAGACATTCCGGGCTCAGGATTATGAGCATAAACACCTCGTCGTCTTCCTCGACAAGTTCGAAGGACATCTTGACTTGTATGAGGCTTACAATACTGAAGATATCTCGACGTTCATGCTCAGTTACTTGACGCAATACAACGCCTTGTCTGAGATTCTTGACGGCTTCGACTGGATGGCGTTCATCCGTCCGAGTGACTATTACGGACCGGCCTACGTGTCCGATTATATGCTTGCGACGCGTTACGCCGACTCGAACATCTTGACGAAAGAAGACTACTTCGTCTGGAAAGACGGGCTCGAGAAAGTGGACTCGGACGGTACGTACCGTTACGTCTTCGAAGCGACGCCATCACGGTCGATCATGAAGCCGGATGTGCTCCGCTTCTATAATGTCCTTGAAGCGCTCGACGTCTTGAAACAAGACGAGACGCTTAAAGAGCTCGCCCAGTCCGGGGAACGGATTTTCAGTACAGACCCGTATCAATACGTGAAAGCAGGGAGCGATATGCCGCAAACGGTCGCTCAGGAGGTACAATTATGACGACACCACTTCGCGTCCTCGTCTATGGGGATGTCAATTTAAATTTGATCGACGGGTCGGCCATTTGGCTGACGTCCGTCGTCTCGATGTTGAACCAAGACCCATCGATCCAAGTCGACGTGCTAGTTAAGCGTTCGATCACTAAACCAGAAGTGACAGCCGGCATCCGTGAGTTGCCGAACGTCCGGTTCATCGACGTGTTCGCGCCAGACTCAAGCAGACAAGATGCTCCGTTTTACGCACGTGGCGTGCTTCAAGCGGACGAAGCGGCCGGACTGATCGACGAATTGATGACGACAGGCGGCTACGACATGGCGTTCATCCGTGGTTTCCAACTCGCTTACGACTTGTCACAGTATGAACAAACGATGGCGAAGACGTGGACGTATATCACCGATTTCACCCACGACCATACGCAAGCGTCAGCAGAAGAGCTCGCCCGGTTGAAGCAAATCGCGTCGCGCTCGGCGCGCATGCTCTGTCAGACGGAAGCGATGAAGACGTATTTCGAGTCGTTCCTGCCGACAGACCGCCCGTTCCTCATCTTGAACCCGATGATTCCGAACGTGAAGGAAGAGACGCCGACGTTCACAAAACCGAACGACCGTCTCGTCTACACGGGCAAGTTCGCCCCGCTTTGGTATTCGACGGAGATTCTCGACGCGTTCGCGAAACTCCGTGCCGATTACCCAGCCGAACTCCATGTCGCCGGCGACAAGTTCAACCAAGACCCGAACAACCCGAACTTTAAGCAAGAAGTTCTTACCCGCTTAAAGTCGGATGACGGTGTCCATTGGTTGAAAGGCATCCCACGCGCCGACGTCGAAACGTTGATCGACTCGAGTGCGATCGGTGTGTCGTGGCGACATCCTGAACTCGATGCGAGCCTTGAGCTGTCGACGAAACTGCTCGAGTACGGCTCGCTCGGGAAACCGGTCCTCTTGAACCGTAACCCGATGCACGAACTAATCCTCGGCGGGGATTATCCGCTCTTCGTCAACTCGGAAGCCGAGTTCATCGACAAGGCGAAGCTCGCACTCACGGATGAACACGTCTACCGTGATGCGGCGGCCCGCCTGTATGAGATGGCCCAATATTATACGTTCACGAACACGTACAAGCGTCTCCACGACGAGCTATGGGGCATGAAGAAAATCAACTTGCTCTTCGCCGGACACGATTTCAAATTCCTCCGTCTCTTCATGGATTACTTCGAGCGCCATCCGCGCTTTAACGTCTTGATTGACGAATGGGAAGGACACAAAATCCATGACGTGAATCACAGTAAGGCCTGCTTAGAGCAAGCCGACATCATCTTCTGTGAGTGGGGTCTCGGGAACGCCGTCTGGTATTCGCACCATAAGAAACCGCACCAGACGATGATTGTCCGGATCCATCGTCAAGAGAAAGAGACACCGTTCCCACGGGAGTACAACCTGCACAACATCGACCGCATCATCCTCGTGTCGCCGTATATGCTAGAGGAGATGTATCGCTTGTTCCGCATCCCGCGTCACAAGATGACGATGATTTACAATGCGGTCGATGGGACGCGACTCGTTCAGCCGAAACAGTTGGACGAGTTGACGTTCCACCTCGGCATGATCGGTATCAATCCGAAGTTGAAACGACTCGATCTCGCGCTCGATATGCTCGAGACGCTCCGTAAGGAAGACGTACGCTACAAGCTGTTCATCAAAGGGCATCACCCGAATGAGATCTATTGGATCAATAAACGGGAAGATGAGCGGGCTTATTACGACCGTCTGCTCGAGCGGCTCGAACAACCGACGTTTAAAGACAGCGTCGTCTTTGACGGGCACGGTGATGATGTACCGGAATGGCTGACAAAAATCGGCTTCATCTTATCGACGAGCGACTTAGAGAGCTTCCATCTCGCGCCAGCCGAGGCGATGACGTCGGGGACGTTCCCGATTATCCGTCACTGGACAGGAAGCGAAACGATTTATCCAGACGACGTGTTGATGGAAAACGTGTTAGACGGCGTCAATATCATCCATTCGTACCGGGACGACTCAGCGAAGTTGCTCGAAGCGACACAAGATTATATGGCTTACGCCCATCACCATTTTGCGATCGAGACGCTTGCGCCGAAGCTCGAACAGCTCATCTTGACAGAATTGAATCGAAAACACTGAGCAAGCCCGGTCGTCCGGGTTTGCTTGTTTTGAAATTAGTTTGAGGAGATACGATATGAGCCACTTTATATATGAATCGACTGGCCAGACGCTTGAATTTGATCGTCGCGACGGTCTGACCCACATCATCTCGGAGACGCCACAAAACGTTCGTCTCGGGATGTACGATGCATCACGGGATGAACCAAACGGGATGAACATCTCTCTCACGCTAGACGAACAGTTCAGCGTCGCCGTTCCGTTCAACAACTTGATCCCGGTCTACTATTCAGAAGATCCGATCGTCGTCGGGACATCGCTCGAGGACGTGGCGAAAGCGGCCGGGAAGACGGTCGTCCGCCCGGAAGCGATCGCGCAAATGCGCCTCGTCGGGCATGTGTTCGGAGACGCCACACGTTTTGAAGGGATTAAGCGTCTCGGAGCAGGTGAACGTTTGACAGTGCGAGACGGAGTCGTCTCGTGCGACACGTGGGACCCTCTCCCGCAAAGTACGACCCAGCTCCGCGATGACTATATCGACACGTGGATGACGGCGCTTCGGAACGCGGTCCGTGTGCCGATGCCAACCGTCAATATCCCGTTTAACGGGACAGCACTCGACGTGTTGCTCACAAAACTGTATCTCGAGGCAGGAAAGCGGGTGACGTTGCATGTGCCCGATTTAGAAGGGAACGAGGCGACCGTCGCGCGTGAGTTGTTTGACGATGTCGAACTCGCCGTGACGCCCGCACCGGATTCGACACTGTCGTTATCGCTATCGCAGCGCATCGCAGATACCTACGCGGCGACAGACGGGAACTTGACCGCCTATGAAAGCATCCCGACTGGTAAAGCCATCGACCTTGACGATGTCGAGATCGGGAAACACGGGACGGATTGGTTATACGGGAAACATATTTTCTTGAAAGAGAATATGGACGAACATGAGGCGAAACAGCAATTGTCGCGGAAAGCAATTCGTTCGTTCGAAGGATTCGGCGAGACAGAACGCGAACAAGTAGAAGGTATGCTTGACCGTCTATTCGACGCAGAACCGGAGCGCGATTGGAGCGGCCGGCTCGAGGCCGCTTGGTTCCATTTGAAAATCGAACATTTCCACGCTTACGCACGGCTCGGCTTTATGCGCGAGATGACACTGCTGCAGCCACTCTTCGACCGTGACGTCTTGCGTCATATCCTCGAAGCGCCGTACGAGTTGCGCCGTCAAGGCTATCTCGTCAAAGTCGCGCTCGAGGAACTGTTTGGCACGAAACCACTCCATTTCGTCAAAGAGACGTTCGCATGGAGTGACGCGCCGTTGTTGCCGACCGTCGTACCGGCGCCGCTCAACTGGCGTCTCTTGCTTGAAGAGACCGCATCCGAGCAAGTGAAACGGATGAACGAATTGCTCAAAGTCGAGTCGAGCGTCGCCAACGCGTTCGAGTCGAGCGAGACGATACATCACGGCTACGTCTCGCTCTGGAACGACTGGACGGCTAAAAATTGGTCAGTCCGCCTGTCCGGATCAGAAATCGAACCGGAGACAATCGAGTTGACGATTCCCGAGGCGCATAAACCGCGGGCCGTCACGATTAAACCGTTCATCTATCACTATTTCATCCCGTTCAACGCGGAACTGTTCACGATGCGCGAAGAACGGTTCGTCACGCATCTCGAAGTCAAACCACTCGGTGGGGAGAACGGGTACGTACAACTGTTCAACCAGAGCTTCAGCGCGCCGCC
This sequence is a window from Exiguobacterium mexicanum. Protein-coding genes within it:
- a CDS encoding anthranilate synthase component II, producing MILLIDNYDSFTYNVYQDVARFSDVLVVRNDELTIDAIRDLNPAGIIISPGPGGPLDAGVSLDVVRSLSGTIPILGVCLGHQVIAEAFGGTVGRAEQVMHGKTSVIETTPGVLFDGSPSEVMRYHSLVVLETDLVVTARTHDEVIMALEHPTHPTYGVQFHPESIGTPNGRDLFKRFIALCHAKRPRNVSSV
- the trpE gene encoding anthranilate synthase component I, whose translation is MKQLIINGDELTPVAIFHRLEGKRKVLLESRAEGKHGRYSIIASNPVETIRADGNEVTDASGTMHTEDPLALLSELVARDTPDAPYPFIGGAVGYIGYDMQRVYEPIPNTPSETRGLPDALFQRYETVVLYDHVEEQVIVIDTGDADAEKRLHHVKRALETAKTHELAPVVRTSERVLTGKDEFVERVLQAKEAILAGEVFQLVLSQRIDATFTGDPFHFYRTLRKQNPSPYLFYIDLGEAIILGASPESLVRVEGNRVSTNPIAGTRPRGKTVEEDVGHAADLIQDEKELAEHRMLLDLGRNDIGRVAKVGSVTIPKQMEIERFKNVMHLVSEVEGELRDDLNPIDALRACLPAGTVSGAPKIRAMQLIDELETVKREVYAGAVGYLDVRGGYDFALAIRTMVVQGDTAYVQAGAGIVYDSDPVSEYEETLHKAKSLLEVFA
- a CDS encoding nuclear transport factor 2 family protein, producing METINLKQLSDERAALQVKGDLDAMRGIMHDEFRYVDSSGRQFDKETFLDQFVDPASVQWITQETVTFDETVAGEIALVQLLLEERFILGTNAYEGRFWVLHVYVKENDTWLWQGGQSTMIHEV
- a CDS encoding transposase, with amino-acid sequence MRLIHDLVPFDFITELLEDTYRHDKGRMAVHPVRMFKYLFLKAHSNLSDVVLVRRTMTNLATIFSGSCT
- a CDS encoding transposase → MNQCPLREGCYKDGAKSKSYSVSLNSRNHSDQLLDYEQIDEFREYRRKRFEIEPKNSQLKNPQGLASNKTSNLKGMTLQSVMAIVVVGSIPLFFFSRSDRAEVFQFPRHGVHTCFAIKTTSKKD
- a CDS encoding CgeB family protein, with product MSWKSKVKRGVYLGMQRGKRIGRRLMKGTKIQAQTRQFVEVVPSWYARTSANYEVDGATLVSTMAEKQFLTYGERSSSFRTVPGTNSFQLNPSIREFDTSLNVEKSGNIDVTLLVMMYNNQERTRVVRVGDGVRTTVTLRDDETKTRFVIQTQGKGRVLIQSLLVDGQPLWNVEGMSNAVADADFDIIIDLDEESLELLSPLSRIVSVDGNTIKVTGQGNQYEHYGVNESALPYVDTEHSIEFPLADMDDYVYRFYLKGDATEMAKATLFVATYAHGERDQLIEVPLGFSNVLSLTPSHDSVRYFVRFNGNGTLSDLKLGVIRENSVRRTETFDLDPTFWTIPTPESIKLKQDPNGLRLVLDVEPDVRRYVSYMETNNRFTVLPKEKPYTVRPNHRYRVTVDGELGANTGVVLYIISYSLTERLSMQQVQLGSEKIFEFGKDVRYLRFALRVDGTGETLVTNIRVSEEIITDRTQVPEWIDPREARLFEAKPRELHELKVAAIFDEFTTASYRPECDLITFSPDDWPAVLADRQPDFLMVESAWKGNDKTWEKKIVKYGTNTWEELDALLDWCRVNNVPTVFWNKEDPIHYDRFIETAKRFDFVYTTDANILDNYKEDCGHDRVGALPFAAQPKEHNPIRLPGTREPYASFAGSYYANRHESRRIDMDRLFAAADKYGLVIYDRNYEMNQRGETDQLQFPEQFRKSIRGSLKYNQIAKAYKGFKVMLNVNSVNDSPTMFSRRVFEGLACATPVVSTRSVGVKQMLGDYVFLDEGDEMLEETFRKLLTDDSFYEDVAMGGMRHVLKYHTYTQRLAQVVGNIGLPYRVDHPEVALVAFVRSREEMDRAVETFRAQDYEHKHLVVFLDKFEGHLDLYEAYNTEDISTFMLSYLTQYNALSEILDGFDWMAFIRPSDYYGPAYVSDYMLATRYADSNILTKEDYFVWKDGLEKVDSDGTYRYVFEATPSRSIMKPDVLRFYNVLEALDVLKQDETLKELAQSGERIFSTDPYQYVKAGSDMPQTVAQEVQL
- a CDS encoding glycosyltransferase: MTTPLRVLVYGDVNLNLIDGSAIWLTSVVSMLNQDPSIQVDVLVKRSITKPEVTAGIRELPNVRFIDVFAPDSSRQDAPFYARGVLQADEAAGLIDELMTTGGYDMAFIRGFQLAYDLSQYEQTMAKTWTYITDFTHDHTQASAEELARLKQIASRSARMLCQTEAMKTYFESFLPTDRPFLILNPMIPNVKEETPTFTKPNDRLVYTGKFAPLWYSTEILDAFAKLRADYPAELHVAGDKFNQDPNNPNFKQEVLTRLKSDDGVHWLKGIPRADVETLIDSSAIGVSWRHPELDASLELSTKLLEYGSLGKPVLLNRNPMHELILGGDYPLFVNSEAEFIDKAKLALTDEHVYRDAAARLYEMAQYYTFTNTYKRLHDELWGMKKINLLFAGHDFKFLRLFMDYFERHPRFNVLIDEWEGHKIHDVNHSKACLEQADIIFCEWGLGNAVWYSHHKKPHQTMIVRIHRQEKETPFPREYNLHNIDRIILVSPYMLEEMYRLFRIPRHKMTMIYNAVDGTRLVQPKQLDELTFHLGMIGINPKLKRLDLALDMLETLRKEDVRYKLFIKGHHPNEIYWINKREDERAYYDRLLERLEQPTFKDSVVFDGHGDDVPEWLTKIGFILSTSDLESFHLAPAEAMTSGTFPIIRHWTGSETIYPDDVLMENVLDGVNIIHSYRDDSAKLLEATQDYMAYAHHHFAIETLAPKLEQLILTELNRKH